A DNA window from Streptomyces parvus contains the following coding sequences:
- a CDS encoding FecCD family ABC transporter permease yields MSTDSRTAAKVADAPPAAARRARAGAPLTVLLRGGGLLLLVASVAVAVTIGPARISVPDVWSTVAAHLGLGTSDLSPIRDGIIWNLRMPRTLLAAVCGAGLAVCGTVMQSLLRNPLADPFVLGVSSGASTGAVMVVVLGVGGGAVSLSAGAFVGALLSFALVLLLSHTLGGSTDRVVLSGVAAMQLFSALTSFVVMTSADAEQTRGVLFWLLGSLSGVGWSEVALCSAVLAVCLVICLAHARTLDAFAFGQDAAAALGVNVARTRIVLLCTTALLTAALVSAAGAIGFVGLVLPHAARALTGSGHRRLLPVTALAGAVFLVWVDTLARTVLDPQEVPVGVVTALIGVPAFVLVLYRTRSTS; encoded by the coding sequence GTGAGCACGGACAGCCGTACGGCCGCGAAGGTGGCCGACGCGCCGCCTGCCGCCGCTCGCCGGGCCCGGGCCGGGGCGCCGCTCACCGTGCTGCTCCGGGGCGGCGGTCTGCTCCTCCTCGTTGCCTCCGTCGCGGTCGCCGTGACCATCGGGCCCGCCCGGATCTCCGTCCCCGACGTCTGGTCCACCGTCGCCGCCCACCTCGGGCTCGGCACGAGTGATCTCAGCCCGATCCGCGACGGCATCATCTGGAACCTCCGCATGCCGCGTACGCTCCTCGCCGCCGTGTGCGGCGCGGGGCTCGCGGTGTGCGGCACGGTGATGCAGTCGCTGCTGCGCAACCCGCTCGCCGACCCCTTCGTCCTCGGCGTCTCCTCCGGCGCCTCCACCGGGGCGGTCATGGTGGTCGTCCTCGGGGTCGGCGGGGGAGCGGTGTCGCTGTCGGCCGGGGCGTTCGTCGGGGCGCTCCTCTCCTTCGCCCTGGTGCTGCTGCTCAGCCACACCCTCGGCGGCTCCACCGACCGCGTCGTCCTCTCCGGCGTCGCCGCGATGCAGCTCTTCTCCGCCCTCACCTCCTTCGTCGTGATGACCTCCGCCGACGCCGAGCAGACCCGCGGGGTGCTGTTCTGGCTCCTCGGCTCGCTCAGCGGCGTCGGCTGGAGCGAGGTCGCCCTGTGCTCCGCCGTCCTCGCCGTCTGCCTGGTGATCTGCCTGGCCCACGCCCGTACGCTCGACGCCTTCGCCTTCGGGCAGGACGCCGCCGCCGCGCTCGGCGTGAACGTCGCCCGCACCCGGATCGTGCTGCTGTGCACCACCGCCCTGCTGACCGCCGCCCTGGTCAGCGCCGCCGGGGCGATCGGCTTCGTCGGTCTGGTCCTGCCGCACGCCGCCCGCGCCCTCACCGGCTCCGGTCACCGGCGGCTCCTCCCGGTCACCGCGCTCGCCGGGGCGGTCTTCCTGGTCTGGGTCGACACCCTCGCCCGGACCGTCCTCGACCCGCAGGAAGTACCGGTCGGCGTCGTCACCGCGCTGATCGGCGTCCCCGCCTTCGTCCTCGTCCTGTACCGCACCCGGAGCACGTCATGA
- a CDS encoding acyl-CoA dehydrogenase — protein MNDAASPSTNDLLTAVLFGPNFRQEHGFWRRLLTTEPFRRPGGGTPDERLALAYHRLRILNNALDSGARLASDPRALAALHEWLGPVDPALTTVAGIHYNLFLGSLLDHDADTRRDVSDFLALRRVGTFLCTEVAHGNDAAAIETTATYDRERDGFVLHTPHAGAQKFMPNTSPAGGPKSGVVAARLLADGTDHGVFLFLAPLTDAHRALPGVRVRRLPARMGSPVDHCLTSFDRCFVPRAALLAGQQGRIGDDGRFHSEVPNRRRRFLTSIGRVTPGKLSMSACAVGSARVTLAIAVRYAGHRMISGSRAARRIPVYAHRTHHGPLAGAMATVYAMSLLHRRALDGWESASETDRDEAERLVAVAKGWITWQARDVIVECRERCGAQGLLENNGMTELVTGIEGAITAEGDNLAVHAKAAAEMLFSATDRDTADDDGPGDLGDPAFLGRLFAAVEDLWFARARMRMSAAPPGDPLGRWNAASSAALRGVEAYAYRQADEAYAEAVATLPGGEARERLTELRRLFALRWIARNSGDLIASGRLTADQVALLSDAVEEATAVVAEHTPALVASFALPERLMSDWPIAGPRYADVYDDPEGAWHRSRGAGIRGRAAEFRRPVCGSRRRPLREKVAALGTRGVLLAYWGTASVISRWFEKPQVSVDESVHRKA, from the coding sequence ATGAACGACGCGGCCTCGCCGTCCACGAACGATTTGCTCACCGCAGTGCTCTTCGGGCCGAACTTCCGCCAGGAGCACGGATTCTGGCGCCGCCTGCTGACTACAGAACCGTTTCGCCGCCCCGGCGGCGGCACCCCCGACGAACGGCTCGCCCTCGCCTACCACCGGCTGCGCATCCTCAACAACGCGCTCGACAGCGGCGCTCGACTGGCCTCCGACCCCCGGGCGCTCGCCGCCCTCCACGAGTGGCTCGGCCCCGTCGACCCGGCGCTGACCACCGTGGCGGGCATCCACTACAACCTCTTCCTCGGCAGCCTCCTCGACCACGACGCGGACACCCGGCGCGACGTGTCGGACTTCCTCGCCCTGCGGCGCGTGGGCACCTTCCTCTGTACGGAGGTGGCGCACGGCAACGACGCGGCGGCCATCGAGACGACCGCGACGTACGACCGCGAACGCGACGGCTTCGTCCTGCACACCCCGCACGCCGGGGCGCAGAAGTTCATGCCCAACACCAGCCCGGCCGGGGGTCCCAAGTCCGGTGTCGTGGCGGCCCGGTTGCTCGCCGACGGCACCGACCACGGGGTCTTCCTTTTCCTCGCCCCGCTCACCGACGCCCACCGCGCCCTGCCCGGTGTCCGGGTGCGGCGGCTGCCCGCCCGGATGGGCTCCCCGGTCGACCACTGCCTGACCTCCTTCGACCGCTGCTTCGTCCCGCGCGCGGCGCTGCTCGCCGGACAGCAGGGGCGGATCGGGGACGACGGCCGGTTCCACAGCGAAGTCCCCAACCGCAGAAGGCGGTTCCTCACCTCCATCGGCCGGGTCACCCCCGGCAAGCTCTCCATGAGCGCCTGCGCGGTCGGCTCCGCGCGGGTCACCCTGGCCATCGCCGTCCGCTACGCCGGCCACCGGATGATCTCCGGGTCGCGTGCCGCCCGGCGGATCCCGGTGTACGCGCACCGCACCCACCACGGCCCGCTGGCCGGAGCGATGGCCACCGTCTACGCGATGAGCCTGCTGCACCGCAGGGCCCTGGACGGCTGGGAGTCGGCCTCCGAGACCGACCGGGACGAGGCGGAACGCCTGGTGGCCGTCGCCAAGGGATGGATCACCTGGCAGGCCCGCGACGTCATCGTCGAATGCCGCGAACGGTGCGGAGCCCAGGGGTTGTTGGAGAACAACGGAATGACCGAGCTGGTCACCGGCATCGAGGGTGCGATCACCGCCGAGGGCGACAACCTCGCCGTCCACGCCAAGGCCGCCGCCGAGATGCTCTTCAGCGCCACCGACCGGGACACGGCCGACGACGACGGCCCCGGCGACCTGGGCGACCCCGCCTTTCTCGGCCGGCTGTTCGCGGCCGTCGAGGACCTCTGGTTCGCCCGCGCCCGGATGCGGATGAGCGCCGCCCCGCCCGGCGATCCGCTCGGCCGCTGGAACGCCGCGTCGTCGGCGGCGCTGCGCGGTGTCGAGGCATACGCCTACCGGCAGGCGGACGAAGCGTACGCCGAGGCCGTCGCCACCCTGCCCGGGGGAGAGGCGCGCGAACGGCTGACCGAGCTTCGCCGGCTCTTCGCGCTCCGGTGGATCGCCCGCAACAGCGGTGACCTGATCGCCTCCGGACGGCTGACCGCCGATCAGGTCGCCCTTCTGTCCGACGCGGTGGAGGAGGCGACCGCCGTCGTGGCCGAACACACCCCCGCCCTGGTGGCGAGCTTCGCCCTGCCCGAGCGCCTGATGTCGGACTGGCCGATCGCCGGGCCCCGGTACGCGGACGTCTACGACGACCCCGAGGGGGCCTGGCACCGGAGCCGCGGGGCGGGAATCCGGGGCCGCGCGGCGGAGTTCCGGCGGCCCGTCTGCGGCAGCCGGAGGCGCCCGCTGCGCGAGAAGGTCGCGGCGCTCGGCACCCGTGGGGTCCTCCTGGCGTACTGGGGAACCGCATCGGTGATCTCCCGATGGTTCGAGAAGCCGCAGGTGAGCGTAGACGAATCGGTTCACCGGAAGGCGTAA
- a CDS encoding beta-ketoacyl synthase, producing the protein MKRPAIAVTGLGMITPVGHTTDTTWDGVRAGVSPARTVPELQGCAVDFACTVSGIDLDDAVGGRSAFRMGRYVKFALLAAREAVADAGLDPAHWDGTRVAVVVGTSSGGSAGLTEQAVALERRGPEATSPSGILLTIPNMPAAEIAIAMKATGPSLAPCTACSSGVTALSVARDMLTLGQCDIAIAGATESIVFPVAMTGFARSGAAAPRDGDPARLCRPFAADRAGIVMGEGAAVMVLERAEEARARGAFPRALIAGTGATTDAYHPTSPHPSGEVARAAVDAALRDAGWRAEDVEHVNAHGTSTPRGDATEAALIGRAYPHRPPVTAPKGVLGHCMGAAGAIEAGLTILTLQHGVIPPIANLDAPEPGFAIDCVTKTPREVPVRRAVSHSFGFGGQNAVIALQAP; encoded by the coding sequence ATGAAGCGACCCGCCATCGCCGTGACGGGACTGGGGATGATCACCCCGGTCGGCCACACCACCGACACCACCTGGGACGGAGTCCGCGCCGGCGTCTCACCCGCCCGCACCGTCCCCGAACTGCAGGGCTGCGCCGTCGACTTCGCCTGTACGGTCTCCGGCATCGACCTCGACGACGCGGTCGGCGGCCGGTCCGCGTTCCGGATGGGCCGCTACGTCAAGTTCGCCCTCCTGGCCGCCCGGGAGGCGGTCGCCGACGCCGGGCTGGACCCGGCGCACTGGGACGGGACCCGGGTCGCCGTCGTGGTCGGCACCAGCAGCGGAGGATCCGCGGGACTCACCGAACAGGCCGTCGCCCTGGAACGACGCGGCCCCGAGGCCACCTCGCCGTCGGGCATCCTGCTGACCATCCCGAACATGCCCGCGGCCGAGATCGCCATCGCGATGAAGGCCACCGGGCCGAGCCTGGCCCCGTGCACGGCCTGCTCGTCCGGGGTGACCGCACTCTCGGTGGCCCGGGACATGCTGACGCTGGGACAGTGCGACATCGCCATCGCCGGGGCCACCGAGTCGATCGTCTTCCCCGTCGCCATGACCGGCTTCGCCCGCTCCGGCGCAGCAGCACCGCGGGACGGCGACCCCGCCCGCCTGTGCCGTCCCTTCGCCGCCGACAGGGCCGGAATCGTCATGGGCGAGGGCGCGGCCGTCATGGTCCTGGAACGGGCCGAGGAAGCCCGCGCCCGCGGCGCCTTTCCCCGAGCGCTGATCGCGGGCACCGGGGCCACCACCGACGCTTACCACCCCACCAGCCCGCACCCCTCCGGGGAGGTCGCGCGGGCGGCCGTCGACGCCGCGCTGCGCGACGCGGGCTGGCGGGCCGAGGACGTCGAACACGTCAACGCGCACGGCACGTCGACCCCGCGGGGCGACGCGACCGAAGCCGCCCTCATCGGCCGGGCCTACCCGCACCGGCCGCCCGTCACCGCCCCGAAAGGCGTACTGGGCCACTGCATGGGGGCGGCCGGCGCCATCGAGGCGGGCCTGACGATCCTCACGCTCCAGCACGGGGTGATCCCGCCGATCGCGAACCTGGACGCCCCCGAGCCCGGGTTCGCCATCGACTGCGTCACCAAGACCCCACGCGAGGTCCCCGTACGACGTGCCGTCAGCCACTCCTTCGGCTTCGGCGGCCAGAACGCGGTCATCGCCCTCCAAGCCCCGTAG
- a CDS encoding beta-ketoacyl-ACP synthase 3 — MLQGVAGWVPGEPVGNERLPADWGVDDAWVRRRTGIGSRHRAGPGVATGDLAFEAASRLLAHVPAAGGVDAVVLATATPDHLCPGTAPALAARLGLGTVPALDIAAVCSGFVYGLAVCHGLVTSGLYGRILLVGADVYSTWLDPADRSAGVVFGDGAGAALVAAGRRGDPGELLAFDLGSDGTGYDLITVPGGGARARAGGKPPGLADGFFRMQGGTVYQHAVERMTHSCRTLLDRVGWDPAEVDRFVPHQANARILRAVAERVGIAPQRCVTHLERVGNTGAASIPLALADAADGGRLRPGDRVLLTAFGGGLTWGSAALRWPGTPQTMCMDSMEGTQHVAPR; from the coding sequence GTGCTGCAGGGCGTGGCGGGGTGGGTGCCGGGGGAGCCGGTCGGCAATGAGCGGCTCCCCGCCGACTGGGGCGTGGACGACGCCTGGGTCCGCCGCCGCACGGGCATCGGCAGCCGGCACCGTGCCGGACCGGGCGTCGCCACCGGCGACCTCGCCTTCGAGGCGGCCTCCCGGCTGCTGGCCCACGTCCCGGCGGCGGGCGGCGTGGACGCGGTGGTCCTCGCCACCGCCACCCCCGACCACCTCTGCCCCGGCACCGCCCCCGCGCTCGCGGCCCGGCTGGGGCTCGGCACCGTACCGGCGCTGGACATCGCCGCGGTGTGCAGCGGCTTCGTCTACGGACTCGCCGTCTGCCACGGGCTGGTCACCTCGGGCCTCTACGGGCGGATCCTGCTCGTCGGGGCCGACGTCTACTCGACCTGGCTCGACCCGGCCGACCGTTCGGCGGGCGTCGTCTTCGGTGACGGGGCGGGCGCCGCACTGGTGGCGGCCGGGCGCCGCGGCGACCCCGGGGAACTGCTCGCGTTCGACCTGGGCAGCGACGGTACGGGCTACGACCTGATCACCGTCCCCGGCGGCGGGGCCCGCGCGCGGGCGGGCGGGAAGCCGCCGGGCCTGGCCGACGGGTTCTTCCGGATGCAGGGCGGCACCGTCTACCAGCACGCCGTGGAGCGGATGACCCACTCCTGCCGGACGCTCCTGGACCGGGTCGGCTGGGACCCGGCCGAGGTCGACCGCTTCGTGCCGCACCAGGCCAACGCCCGGATCCTGCGCGCCGTCGCCGAGCGGGTCGGCATCGCGCCGCAGCGCTGCGTGACGCATCTGGAGCGGGTCGGCAACACCGGCGCCGCCTCCATCCCCCTGGCCCTGGCCGACGCGGCGGACGGGGGGCGTCTGCGCCCCGGCGACCGGGTGCTGCTCACCGCCTTCGGGGGCGGACTGACCTGGGGCTCGGCGGCACTTCGCTGGCCGGGGACCCCGCAGACCATGTGTATGGACTCTATGGAAGGAACACAGCATGTCGCTCCCCGCTGA
- a CDS encoding acyl carrier protein encodes MKAIHPKITEVLTGTFKVPAQEVLPESTMDSLEMDSLAVAEFAVIIKETLGVDADSEKLYKDATLADISAYIDDAVGSAAAEAAVPVSNTR; translated from the coding sequence ATGAAGGCCATTCACCCCAAGATCACCGAGGTCCTGACCGGGACGTTCAAGGTGCCCGCCCAGGAGGTCCTGCCGGAGTCCACCATGGACAGCCTGGAGATGGACTCCCTCGCGGTCGCCGAGTTCGCCGTCATCATCAAGGAGACCCTGGGCGTCGACGCCGACTCCGAGAAGCTCTACAAGGACGCCACGCTGGCCGACATCTCCGCGTACATCGACGACGCCGTCGGCAGCGCGGCGGCCGAGGCGGCCGTGCCGGTGAGCAACACCCGATGA
- a CDS encoding carbohydrate kinase: MLDRLEPLVIGECVADIVRLPDRADRVHPGGSPANVAYGLSRLGHHATLLTQLGADGHGLLIRDHLAAAGVEVRTDGAAGPTPSAVVTLDAQGHATYAFDIGWTLGPVPLDRAPGHVHTGSIAAVVEPGAATVLAALESLRAAATVSYDPNVRPELMGERGRAVDRVERCVELSDVVKASDEDLRWLHPGEEPERIAERWLAAGPALVLVTRGGAGAFALFPGGRITIGAPAVEVADTVGAGDAFMSGALHALAAHGLLGPDARDRLHAVDRDTVADVLRHAVASAAVTVSRAGANPPGPDELRQALGAN; this comes from the coding sequence ATGCTCGACCGACTTGAGCCGCTGGTCATCGGCGAATGCGTCGCCGACATCGTCCGGCTGCCGGACCGGGCCGACCGGGTCCACCCGGGCGGCAGCCCCGCGAACGTCGCGTACGGACTGTCCCGGCTCGGCCATCACGCCACTCTGCTCACCCAGTTGGGCGCCGACGGCCACGGGCTGCTCATCCGGGACCATCTGGCCGCCGCCGGGGTCGAGGTCCGCACCGACGGCGCCGCCGGGCCGACCCCCTCGGCCGTGGTCACCCTGGACGCCCAGGGGCACGCCACGTACGCCTTCGACATCGGCTGGACCCTGGGCCCGGTTCCGCTCGACCGGGCGCCGGGGCATGTGCACACCGGCTCCATCGCGGCTGTCGTCGAGCCCGGCGCGGCGACGGTCCTGGCCGCGCTCGAGTCGCTGCGGGCGGCCGCCACCGTCAGCTACGACCCCAACGTGCGGCCCGAGTTGATGGGCGAGCGCGGCCGGGCCGTGGACCGCGTCGAGCGCTGTGTGGAGTTGAGCGACGTGGTCAAGGCCAGCGACGAGGATCTGCGGTGGCTGCACCCGGGCGAGGAGCCGGAGCGGATCGCCGAGCGATGGCTCGCCGCCGGCCCCGCGCTCGTCCTCGTCACCCGGGGCGGGGCGGGCGCGTTCGCCCTCTTCCCCGGCGGCCGGATCACCATCGGGGCCCCGGCGGTCGAGGTAGCCGACACCGTCGGCGCGGGCGACGCCTTCATGTCGGGGGCCCTCCACGCCCTCGCCGCGCACGGGCTCCTGGGCCCGGACGCCAGGGACCGGCTGCACGCCGTGGACCGGGACACCGTCGCGGACGTCCTGCGCCACGCGGTCGCCTCCGCCGCCGTGACCGTCTCCCGGGCCGGGGCCAATCCGCCGGGGCCGGACGAGCTGCGCCAGGCGCTCGGTGCCAACTGA
- a CDS encoding beta-ketoacyl-[acyl-carrier-protein] synthase family protein — MSLPADQGTEARAGTAVAVTGVGLVTPAGADEHSFWEGLCSGRSTARRIGELAGLPVDFACPVDGIDLDAAVGGRSVWRMARFVKLALVAARQAVADAGLDPARWDGTRVGVVLGVGVGGVSVLVDNAARLAASGPEAVSPLLVPMMIPNAAAGEVAIALKAGGPSLAPATACASGATAVAVARDLLLGGSCDVVVAGGAESVLTPLVVTAFARMGALSTRSGEPAAASRPFAADRDGFVIGEGAAMLVLEREEGVRARGGRTRALLAGAGSSTDAHHPTAPDPGGQGAQRAVRAALDQAGWAPGDVDHINAHGTSTPLNDAMETTLISRLFPHRPPVTAPKGVTGHTLAAAGAIEAVATVLTLERSAVPPIANLDALPDAFPLDCVTKEPRHGRVETALSHSFGFGGHNVALAFQRA, encoded by the coding sequence ATGTCGCTCCCCGCTGATCAGGGCACCGAGGCCCGAGCCGGCACCGCCGTCGCGGTGACGGGGGTCGGCCTCGTGACACCCGCAGGGGCGGACGAGCACAGCTTCTGGGAGGGCTTGTGCTCCGGGCGGTCCACCGCCCGGCGGATCGGTGAACTCGCCGGCCTGCCGGTCGACTTCGCCTGTCCGGTCGACGGCATCGACCTGGACGCGGCGGTGGGCGGCCGGTCGGTGTGGCGGATGGCCCGGTTCGTGAAGCTGGCGCTGGTGGCCGCCCGGCAGGCGGTCGCCGACGCCGGCCTGGACCCGGCCCGGTGGGACGGCACCCGGGTCGGTGTGGTGCTCGGCGTGGGCGTCGGCGGCGTCTCCGTACTCGTCGACAACGCGGCCAGGCTGGCCGCCTCCGGTCCCGAGGCGGTCTCCCCGCTCCTCGTGCCGATGATGATCCCGAACGCGGCGGCGGGCGAGGTCGCCATCGCGCTGAAGGCGGGCGGCCCGAGTCTCGCCCCCGCCACCGCCTGCGCCTCCGGGGCCACGGCCGTCGCCGTCGCCCGCGATCTGCTGCTCGGCGGCAGCTGCGACGTGGTGGTCGCGGGCGGCGCGGAGTCGGTGCTGACCCCGCTGGTCGTCACCGCGTTCGCCCGGATGGGCGCGCTGTCCACCCGCAGCGGCGAACCGGCCGCCGCCTCACGCCCGTTCGCCGCCGACCGGGACGGCTTCGTCATCGGCGAGGGCGCCGCCATGCTCGTCCTGGAGCGCGAGGAAGGGGTACGCGCCCGGGGCGGCCGGACGCGTGCCCTGCTCGCCGGGGCCGGCTCCAGCACCGACGCCCACCACCCCACCGCCCCGGACCCCGGCGGACAGGGCGCGCAGCGGGCGGTGCGGGCGGCGCTCGACCAGGCGGGCTGGGCGCCGGGCGATGTCGACCACATCAACGCCCACGGCACCTCCACCCCCCTCAACGACGCCATGGAGACCACCCTCATCTCCCGGCTCTTCCCGCACCGGCCGCCGGTCACCGCGCCCAAGGGCGTCACCGGACACACCCTGGCGGCGGCGGGCGCGATCGAAGCGGTGGCCACCGTTCTGACGCTGGAACGTTCCGCCGTCCCGCCGATCGCCAACCTGGACGCGCTCCCCGACGCCTTCCCCCTCGACTGCGTGACGAAGGAACCCCGTCATGGGAGGGTCGAGACGGCCCTGAGCCACTCCTTCGGCTTCGGCGGCCACAACGTCGCACTGGCCTTCCAACGCGCCTGA
- a CDS encoding PRC and DUF2382 domain-containing protein: MGAADGFTDSGELDGLTVYDNDGEKVGSVGRVYVDDDTGKPDWVTVKTGLFGMKESFVPLAGARRVGSDLHVAHPKESVKDAPRVDADAHLSVAEEEELYRHYGLSRKTGNLGENRPGGMDAPTVAGTGAMGAAGAAGTARGTGTPPGAKATGKATTAGTSAGTAGAGTTGAAGMAGSGSGTGRHRDTDASATARPMAGAGAGTSRAADMSGKDEMIRSEEQLHVGKEEYESGKARLHKYVVTEEVTRTVPVSHEEVRVVREPLQPGEKTTGTTDFGEQDVEVTLHAERATVRKEAVPVERVRLETNRVTEQKEVSAEIRKEKIDYADGKDMGTGKDAGGEFGRGRRR; the protein is encoded by the coding sequence ATGGGAGCCGCTGACGGTTTCACGGATTCCGGAGAACTCGACGGTCTGACCGTGTACGACAACGACGGCGAGAAGGTCGGCAGCGTGGGCCGGGTGTACGTCGACGACGACACCGGCAAGCCCGACTGGGTCACGGTCAAGACCGGCCTGTTCGGTATGAAGGAGAGCTTCGTCCCGCTCGCCGGAGCCCGTCGAGTGGGTTCCGACCTGCATGTCGCCCATCCGAAGGAGAGCGTCAAGGACGCACCCCGGGTGGACGCGGACGCGCACCTCTCCGTGGCCGAGGAGGAGGAGCTGTACCGGCACTACGGCCTGAGCCGGAAGACCGGCAATCTCGGTGAGAACCGGCCGGGCGGCATGGACGCGCCGACCGTCGCCGGAACCGGGGCGATGGGCGCGGCGGGTGCCGCGGGCACGGCCCGGGGTACCGGAACGCCCCCCGGCGCCAAGGCGACCGGGAAGGCGACCACGGCCGGGACGAGCGCCGGGACGGCCGGCGCGGGAACGACAGGAGCTGCGGGCATGGCAGGATCAGGCAGCGGTACGGGCAGGCACCGCGACACGGACGCCTCCGCCACGGCGCGCCCGATGGCGGGCGCCGGTGCGGGCACGTCGCGGGCAGCCGACATGAGCGGCAAGGACGAGATGATCCGCTCCGAGGAGCAGCTGCACGTCGGCAAGGAGGAGTACGAGAGCGGCAAGGCGCGGCTGCACAAGTACGTGGTGACCGAGGAGGTCACCCGGACCGTGCCGGTCTCGCACGAAGAGGTGCGGGTGGTCCGCGAACCGCTCCAGCCCGGCGAGAAGACCACCGGGACCACGGACTTCGGCGAGCAGGACGTGGAGGTCACCCTGCACGCGGAACGCGCCACCGTACGCAAGGAGGCCGTGCCGGTGGAGCGGGTCCGGCTGGAGACCAACCGGGTCACCGAGCAGAAGGAAGTCTCCGCCGAGATCCGCAAGGAGAAGATCGACTACGCGGACGGCAAGGACATGGGCACCGGCAAGGACGCCGGTGGCGAGTTCGGCCGGGGGCGACGCCGCTGA
- a CDS encoding ABC transporter ATP-binding protein — protein MSVSTGLRADRVGREAGGRLILDGVAIAPPPGSTVGLLGPNGSGKSTLLRILAGLLAPDAGVVTLDGDPLAGLGRRTVARRIAVVDQHAVTQADLSVLDVVRLGRIPHRRAWSAPDRTDEDAVADALRRTGLTDRAGQSWHTLSGGERQRVQIARALAQQPRELLLDEPTNHLDIQHQLDLLALVAGLPVTSVVALHDLNLAAMFCDRITVMKAGRVVAGGTPAEVITEERIADVYGVRAVVTPDGPDGRPSVRFLPRR, from the coding sequence ATGAGCGTTTCCACCGGCCTGCGCGCCGACCGTGTCGGCCGCGAGGCGGGCGGCCGGCTCATCCTCGACGGCGTCGCCATCGCCCCGCCGCCCGGCTCCACCGTCGGGCTCCTCGGCCCCAACGGCTCCGGAAAATCCACCCTGCTGCGGATCCTCGCGGGTCTCCTCGCCCCGGACGCCGGCGTCGTCACCCTGGACGGCGACCCCCTCGCCGGTCTCGGCCGCCGCACCGTCGCCCGCCGGATCGCCGTCGTCGACCAGCACGCGGTCACCCAGGCCGACCTCAGCGTCCTGGACGTCGTACGCCTCGGCCGCATCCCGCACCGGCGCGCCTGGTCCGCCCCGGACCGAACCGACGAGGACGCCGTCGCCGACGCGCTGCGGCGCACCGGGCTCACGGACCGCGCCGGGCAGTCCTGGCACACCCTGTCCGGCGGCGAACGCCAACGCGTCCAGATCGCCCGCGCCCTGGCCCAGCAGCCCCGCGAACTCCTGCTGGACGAGCCGACGAACCATCTCGACATCCAGCACCAGCTGGACCTGCTCGCCCTGGTCGCCGGCCTCCCCGTCACCAGCGTCGTCGCGCTGCACGACCTCAACCTGGCCGCGATGTTCTGCGACCGGATCACCGTGATGAAGGCCGGCCGCGTCGTCGCCGGAGGCACCCCCGCCGAGGTCATCACCGAGGAACGCATCGCGGACGTCTACGGCGTGCGGGCGGTCGTCACCCCGGACGGTCCCGACGGCCGCCCCTCGGTACGGTTCCTGCCGCGCCGCTGA
- a CDS encoding ABC transporter substrate-binding protein has translation MLSTATPAPIRTAALLAAGLLLLTACGGGGGTGAADGKKAGGFPLTLKNCGRTVTVKAPPRQAVSVDQGSTEILLSLGLADRIAATATWSDPVMKGLEKANAGVERISVNRPSSEKVLDMEPDFLSASFASTLAKGGVAPREQFEKLGVPTYISPADCVGKDNSGSGDGARTAPLTMDSVYTEVRELAQVFGVPERGDALVKKLRARVDRATDGVDASGTSLLYWFSDSKAPYLAGCCGAPGVITEELGARNVFDDTRDEWPQISWETVADRNPDVLVIGDLSRTTQTAESAEKKIEFLESNPVTKTMDAVRNRRYVLLSGQAMNPTIRTVEGLERVAAGLRDFGLAE, from the coding sequence GTGCTGTCCACGGCCACCCCCGCCCCGATACGTACCGCCGCTCTCCTCGCGGCCGGACTCCTCCTGCTGACCGCCTGCGGCGGGGGCGGGGGCACCGGGGCCGCCGACGGGAAGAAGGCCGGGGGCTTCCCGCTCACCCTGAAGAACTGCGGGCGCACCGTCACGGTGAAGGCCCCGCCCCGGCAGGCCGTCTCCGTCGACCAGGGTTCCACCGAGATCCTCCTCTCGCTCGGCCTGGCCGACCGGATCGCCGCCACCGCCACCTGGAGCGACCCGGTGATGAAGGGCCTGGAGAAGGCCAACGCGGGCGTCGAGCGGATATCGGTGAACCGGCCCTCCTCGGAGAAGGTCCTGGACATGGAGCCCGACTTCCTCTCCGCCTCCTTCGCCTCGACCCTCGCCAAGGGCGGCGTCGCCCCGCGCGAACAGTTCGAGAAGCTCGGCGTCCCGACCTACATCTCGCCCGCCGACTGCGTCGGCAAGGACAACAGCGGCAGCGGTGACGGAGCCCGCACCGCACCCCTGACGATGGACAGCGTCTACACCGAAGTACGCGAACTGGCCCAGGTGTTCGGCGTCCCCGAACGCGGCGACGCCCTGGTGAAGAAGCTCCGGGCCCGGGTGGACAGGGCGACCGACGGCGTCGACGCCTCCGGCACCTCGCTCCTCTACTGGTTCTCCGACTCCAAAGCCCCCTACCTCGCGGGATGCTGCGGGGCCCCCGGCGTCATCACCGAGGAACTCGGAGCGAGGAACGTCTTCGACGACACCCGCGACGAATGGCCCCAGATCAGCTGGGAGACCGTCGCCGACCGCAACCCCGACGTCCTGGTCATCGGCGACCTCAGCCGCACGACGCAGACGGCCGAGAGCGCCGAGAAGAAGATCGAGTTCCTGGAGTCCAACCCGGTCACGAAGACGATGGACGCCGTCAGGAACCGCCGCTACGTGCTCCTCAGCGGCCAGGCCATGAACCCGACCATCCGGACCGTGGAGGGGCTGGAGCGCGTCGCGGCCGGACTGCGCGACTTCGGGCTCGCGGAGTGA